The Euphorbia lathyris chromosome 3, ddEupLath1.1, whole genome shotgun sequence genome contains a region encoding:
- the LOC136223228 gene encoding pleiotropic drug resistance protein 1-like, with the protein MESADLYSAGNSFRKGNSMSWRNNNGASEMLGQSSREEDDEEALKWAALEKLPTFDRLRKGLLTTLTDGATEINVRNLGLQERKNLLERLVRVTEEDNEKFLLKLKDRIDRVGINIPTIEIRFEHLAVEAEAHVGSRALPTFFNFSVNVLEGVLNFFHILSNRKKHLQILKDVSGIIKPSRMTLLLGPPGSGKTTLLLALAGKLDNSLKFSGRVTYNGHELDEFIPQRTAAYISQHDIHIAEMTVRETLAFSARCQGVGTRYDLLAELSRREKEANIKPDPDIDVFMKAAAAGDQEASVITDYVLKVLGLEMCADTVVGDEMLRGISGGQKKRVTTGEMLVGPASAMFMDEISTGLDSSTTYQIVNSLKQYVQILKGTAFISLLQPAPETYDLFDDIVLLSDGFIVYQGPREQVLNFFEFMGFKCPDRKGVADFLQEVTSRKDQMQYWARKDEPYRFLTVKEFAEAFESFHVGRKLGDELSVPFDKAKSHPAALTTNKYGVNKKELLKACFSREFLLMKRNSFFYIFKFCQLIMMAVTTMTLFFRTEMHRDSVIDGGLYAGALFFISIIVLFNGMAEIPMTLFKLPVFYKQRDLKFYPAWAYALPTWILKIPITFIEVAILTFITYYVIGFDPNVGRLLKQYLLLILINQMASGLFRCIAAVGRNMIVANTFGSFVLLLLFVLGGFILSRDQIKKWWLWGYWLSPMMYGQNAIVVNEFLGHSWSHVLPNSTEPLGLEILKSRGFFTEAYWYWIGVGAMLGFALVYNVFYVLALTFLDAFDKPQAVTLEESQEHETDIVYDQYDKSRRSCKTPTSSLNNNTKGMVLPFEPHSIVFDDIVYSVDMPQAMKNQGVHEDKLVLLNGVSGDFRPGVLTALMGISGAGKTTLMDVLAGRKTGGYIEGSIIISGYAKKQETFARISGYCEQTDIHSPHITVYESVVFSAWLRLSPQVDAETRKMFIEQVMELVELNPIREAIVGLPGVSCLSTEQRKRLTVAVELVANPSIIFMDEPTSGLDARAAAIVMRTVRNTVDTGRTVVCTIHQPSIDIFEAFDELFLLKRGGQEIYVGPLGRHSCHLIKYFEGIEGVSKIKDGYNPATWMLEVTSSAQEIALGVDFSDIYKNSELYRRNKALIKDLGKPTPGSKDLHFSSQYSLSFFDQLLACLWKQNLSYWRNPPYTAVRLIFTTFMGLIFGTMFWNLDSKLTRQQDLFNAMGSMYTAVLFLGIQNASSVQPIVAVERTVFYRERAAGMYSALPYAFAQVVIEIPYIFVQAVVYGVIVYSMNGYEWSASKFFWYLYFMYFTLLYFTFYGMMVVAVSPNHHIASIISSAFYAIWNLFSGFVIPRPRTPVWWRWYCYICPVAWTLYGLIASQFGDVKEKLETGLTVDEFVRDYFGFRHDFVRVVAVIILGFVVLFAFTFAVSIKMFNFQRR; encoded by the exons ATGGAAAGTGCCGATCTTTATAGTGCTGGTAACAGTTTCAGAAAAGGCAATTCTATGTCATGGAGAAACAACAATGGCGCTTCAGAAATGCTTGGCCAATCTTCCCGAGAAGAAGATGACGAAGAAGCTTTAAAATGGGCTGCACTTGAGAAATTGCCCACTTTTGATCGATTGAGGAAAGGCCTATTGACTACATTAACAGATGGAGCAACTGAAATCAATGTCCGTAATCTTggcttgcaagaaagaaagaatctGCTTGAGAGATTGGTTAGAGTTACAGAAGAAGATAACGAGAAGTTCTTGTTGAAGCTCAAGGATCGTATCGATAG AGTTGGGATAAATATTCCCACAATTGAAATCCGGTTTGAGCATTTAGCTGTTGAAGCAGAAGCTCATGTAGGAAGCAGAGCTTTGCCTACATTCTTTAACTTCTCTGTTAATGTACTAGAG GGTGTGTTGAATTTCTTCCACATTCTATCAAATAGAAAGAAGCATCTGCAGATTCTTAAGGATGTGAGTGGAATCATCAAGCCATCAAG AATGACACTACTTTTGGGTCCGCCTGGTTCTGGAAAGACAACACTCTTGTTGGCATTGGCTGGAAAGCTTGATAATTCTCTAAAg TTTTCAGGCAGGGTGACTTACAATGGGCACGAATTGGATGAGTTTATTCCCCAAAGAACTGCTGCATATATCAGTCAACATGACATTCATATAGCAGAAATGACTGTCAGGGAAACTTTGGCCTTTTCTGCTAGATGTCAAGGGGTTGGAACCCGTTATG ATTTGTTAGCCGAGCTATCACGGAGGGAAAAAGAAGCAAACATCAAGCCTGATCCTGATATTGATGTCTTCATGAAG GCAGCAGCAGCAGGAGATCAGGAGGCCAGTGTCATCACAGATTATGTTTTAAAG GTTTTAGGACTGGAAATGTGTGCAGATACAGTTGTAGGGGATGAAATGCTAAGAGGCATTTCTGGAGGTCAAAAGAAGCGTGTAACAACTG GTGAGATGCTTGTTGGACCAGCTTCAGCAATGTTTATGGATGAGATATCTACTGGTTTGGACAGCTCTACAACATACCAGATTGTGAACTCACTCAAGCAATATGTTCAAATTCTTAAAGGAACTGCTTTCATTTCGCTTCTTCAGCCAGCTCCGGAGACTTATGATTTGTTTGATGACATTGTTCTCCTCTCCGATGGCTTCATAGTATACCAGGGTCCTCGTGAACAAGTACTTAACTTCTTCGAGTTCATGGGTTTCAAATGTCCTGACAGAAAAGGCGTGGCGGATTTCTTGCAAGAA GTGACATCAAGGAAAGATCAGATGCAATATTGGGCAAGGAAAGATGAGCCGTACAGATTTTTGACTGTGAAGGAATTCGCGGAGGCATTCGAGTCATTCCATGTTGGAAGGAAACTTGGAGACGAGCTTTCAGTGCCATTTGATAAGGCCAAAAGTCATCCGGCTGCTTTGACAACCAACAAGTATGGTGTTAACAAGAAGGAGCTACTCAAGGCTTGCTTCTCCAGGGAGTTCCTACTCATGAAGAGGAactctttcttctacatattTAAATTCTGTCAG CTGATAATGATGGCTGTAACTACAATGACACTCTTCTTTCGGACCGAGATGCACCGAGATTCAGTTATTGATGGAGGATTATATGCTGGTGCTTTGTTCTTCATTTCTATTATTGTATTGTTTAATGGGATGGCAGAGATTCCAATGACCCTATTTAAGCTTCCTGTGTTCTACAAGCAAAGAGACCTCAAATTTTATCCTGCTTGGGCTTATGCACTTCCTACATGGATCCTTAAAATCCCAATCACATTCATAGAAGTTGCAATCTTGACATTCATTACATACTATGTCATTGGATTTGATCCAAATGTCGGAAG GTTGCTTAAGCAGTATCTCTTGCTCATATTAATTAACCAGATGGCTTCTGGATTATTCCGATGTATTGCTGCAGTTGGTAGGAATATGATTGTAGCTAACACCTTTGGCTCATTCGTACTTCTGTTGCTTTTTGTCTTGGGTGGATTCATCTTATCTCGAG ATCAGATAAAGAAATGGTGGCTGTGGGGGTATTGGTTATCCCCAATGATGTATGGGCAGAATGCAATTGTTGTGAATGAGTTCCTTGGACATAGTTGGAGTCAT gttcttccaaactcgaCAGAACCATTAGGACTCGAAATCCTGAAGTCTCGTGGGTTCTTCACAGAAGCATATTGGTATTGGATAGGAGTTGGGGCAATGCTTGGATTCGCATTAGTCTACAATGTCTTCTACGTTCTGGCTCTAACTTTTCTCGATG CATTTGACAAGCCTCAAGCTGTTACTTTGGAAGAATCTCAAGAACATGAAACTGATATAGTGTATGACCAATATGATAAGAGCCGGAGAAGCTGCAAAACACCTACATCTTCACTTAACAATAATACAAAAGGAATGGTTCTTCCGTTTGAACCACATTCCATCGTGTTCGATGACATTGTATACTCTGTTGACATGCCACAG GCAATGAAAAACCAGGGTGTTCATGAAGATAAACTTGTACTTTTGAATGGTGTAAGTGGAGATTTTAGGCCTGGTGTTCTCACTGCTTTAATGGGTATAAGTGGTGCTGGTAAAACAACCCTGATGGATGTTCTAGCCGGTCGGAAAACTGGGGGATACATTGAGGGGAGCATTATAATTTCTGGGTATGCAAAGAAGCAAGAAACTTTTGCTCGAATTTCCGGATACTGTGAGCAAACAGACATTCACTCTCCACATATTACTGTTTATGAGTCAGTAGTCTTCTCAGCTTGGCTTCGTCTGTCTCCTCAAGTAGATGCCGAAACCAGAAAG ATGTTCATAGAGCAGGTGATGGAGCTTGTGGAGCTGAATCCAATAAGGGAAGCAATAGTCGGGTTGCCTGGTGTAAGCTGTCTATCAACTGAGCAACGGAAGCGTCTAACAGTTGCAGTTGAGCTAGTTGCAAACCCATCAATCATTTTTATGGATGAGCCAACTTCAGGACTAGATGCAAGAGCTGCTGCAATTGTCATGAGAACTGTTAGAAACACTGTGGATACAGGAAGAACAGTTGTCTGCACCATTCATCAACCGAGCATCGACATATTCGAAGCTTTTGATGAG CTTTTCCTCCTGAAAAGAGGTGGACAAGAGATCTATGTCGGTCCATTAGGCCGCCATTCTTGTCATCTAATCAAGTATTTTGAG GGAATTGAAGGAGTAAGCAAAATAAAAGATGGTTATAATCCAGCAACTTGGATGCTGGAAGTTACAAGTTCAGCACAAGAGATAGCTTTGGGGGTTGATTTTTCTGACATCTATAAGAACTCAGAGTTATACCG GAGAAACAAGGCacttattaaggacttaggcaAGCCTACTCCAGGCTCAAAGGACCTCCATTTTTCTAGTCAATATTCACTGTCATTTTTTGACCAACTCCTAGCATGCTTATGGAAGCAAAATCTGTCTTATTGGCGAAATCCGCCATACACAGCTGTGAGATTAATATTCACAACTTTTATGGGTTTGATCTTTGGAACAATGTTCTGGAATCTAGACTCCAAATT AACTAGGCAACAAGATCTTTTTAATGCAATGGGTTCAATGTACACTGCGGTTTTATTCCTAGGCATTCAGAATGCATCTTCTGTGCAGCCAATAGTAGCTGTTGAACGAACAGTGTTCTATAGAGAAAGAGCTGCTGGCATGTACTCAGCCTTGCCATATGCATTTGCACAG GTTGTGATCGAGATTCCATATATTTTTGTGCAAGCTGTAGTATATGGTGTAATAGTGTATTCAATGAATGGATATGAATGGAGTGCCTCGAAGTTCTTTTGGTATCTGTATTTCATGTACTTCACATTACTCTACTTCACTTTCTACGGCATGATGGTTGTAGCTGTCTCGCCTAATCACCATATCGCGAGCATAATATCTTCTGCGTTTTACGCAATTTGGAATCTGTTTTCGGGTTTTGTAATCCCTCGGCCT AGAACACCAGTGTGGTGGAGATGGTACTGCTATATATGCCCGGTAGCCTGGACGTTGTACGGATTGATTGCATCACAATTTGGAGATGTAAAAGAGAAACTTGAAACAGGTTTAACAGTAGATGAGTTTGTGAGGGATTACTTTGGTTTCAGACATGATTTTGTGAGAGTAGTTGCAGTAATTATTCTAGGATTTGTAGTGCTTTTCGCTTTCACTTTTGCAGTTTCTATAAAAATGTTCAATTTCCAGAGGCGGTAA